A window of the Agrococcus jejuensis genome harbors these coding sequences:
- a CDS encoding thiamine pyrophosphate-binding protein, translating to MTNEITGGKLVVQMLESLGITKVFGVVGGQTLAITDAIIDSPTIEMVHTRHENAAAVMADAYGRLTGRPAVAIATTGPGATNLLTGVGGAFRDSSPAFIVTCNNNGENIHKDDAQNADHVEIFKPFTKWSRLVAHQTSIVQAMGEAYVNAMTGNPGPIHLDFARDTIEQTFDAPTVPEVHPLRSWVGTRPVAASDRVAEVAARVLAAERPVIWVGNGANRAQASDDVLALADALSIPVITTFNGMGAVPTTHPLVFGALSRMGTNLSTRVIGDADLVLALGNSLNAVSTTRWRRALPDVVQVDVDPAMIGRYYAEVTTGVVGDLGAFARDLVAATVDDAAGAREARAGWIAELQQAEREWWAMSDDLSPENEGSISPAVAVRALRSVTPEDAVLIPDAGNPGVWSYLWEMAKPYRYIKPVGFGNMGFALPATVASVVDDPSRPVLALIGDGSLGMSLGELETLARAGGPAVVVVLNDSSYGNIRQEQVLHFDGRTIGVDFLDVDFAQVARGMGVEGVRVTDVDALVAAVRDGFASGRPLLVDVVLDRAADAWTYPAFAPHAG from the coding sequence ATGACGAACGAGATCACCGGCGGCAAGCTCGTGGTGCAGATGCTCGAGTCGCTCGGCATCACGAAGGTGTTCGGCGTGGTCGGCGGGCAGACGCTCGCGATCACCGACGCCATCATCGACAGCCCCACCATCGAGATGGTGCACACACGACACGAGAACGCGGCCGCGGTCATGGCCGACGCGTACGGGCGTCTCACCGGGCGTCCCGCGGTCGCGATCGCGACCACGGGGCCCGGCGCGACCAACCTGCTCACGGGGGTCGGCGGCGCGTTCCGAGACTCGAGCCCTGCGTTCATCGTCACGTGCAACAACAACGGCGAGAACATCCACAAGGACGACGCGCAGAACGCCGACCACGTCGAGATCTTCAAGCCGTTCACGAAGTGGTCGCGCCTCGTGGCTCACCAGACGAGCATCGTCCAGGCGATGGGCGAGGCGTACGTCAACGCGATGACGGGCAACCCCGGTCCCATCCACCTCGACTTCGCCCGGGACACGATCGAGCAGACGTTCGACGCGCCGACGGTGCCCGAGGTGCATCCGCTGCGCTCGTGGGTCGGCACGCGCCCCGTCGCCGCGTCGGATCGCGTCGCCGAGGTGGCTGCGCGCGTGCTCGCCGCCGAGCGGCCCGTCATCTGGGTCGGCAACGGCGCGAACCGCGCCCAGGCATCCGACGACGTGCTCGCGCTCGCCGATGCGCTCTCGATCCCGGTCATCACGACGTTCAACGGCATGGGCGCCGTGCCGACGACGCACCCGCTCGTCTTCGGAGCGCTGAGCCGCATGGGCACGAACCTGTCGACGCGCGTCATCGGCGACGCCGATCTCGTGCTCGCGCTCGGCAACAGCCTGAATGCCGTGTCGACGACGCGCTGGCGCCGCGCGCTGCCCGACGTCGTGCAGGTCGACGTCGACCCCGCGATGATCGGTCGCTACTACGCGGAGGTCACGACGGGCGTGGTGGGAGACCTCGGCGCCTTCGCGCGCGACCTCGTCGCCGCCACGGTCGACGACGCCGCGGGAGCGCGGGAGGCGCGCGCTGGCTGGATCGCCGAGCTGCAGCAGGCGGAGCGCGAGTGGTGGGCCATGTCCGACGACCTCAGCCCCGAGAACGAGGGCTCGATCTCGCCAGCGGTCGCCGTTCGCGCACTGCGCTCCGTGACGCCCGAGGATGCCGTGCTCATCCCCGATGCGGGCAACCCCGGCGTGTGGTCGTACCTGTGGGAGATGGCGAAGCCGTACCGCTACATCAAGCCCGTCGGCTTCGGCAACATGGGCTTCGCCCTGCCCGCCACGGTCGCCTCGGTCGTCGACGACCCGTCGCGTCCCGTGCTCGCGCTCATCGGCGACGGCTCGCTCGGCATGAGCCTCGGCGAGCTCGAGACGCTCGCGCGCGCAGGCGGCCCCGCCGTCGTCGTGGTGCTCAACGACTCGTCGTACGGCAACATCCGCCAGGAGCAGGTGCTGCACTTCGACGGTCGCACGATCGGCGTCGACTTCCTCGACGTCGACTTCGCCCAGGTCGCGCGCGGCATGGGCGTCGAGGGCGTGCGCGTCACCGACGTCGACGCACTCGTCGCCGCGGTGCGCGACGGCTTCGCGAGTGGCCGGCCGCTGCTCGTCGACGTCGTGCTCGACCGCGCGGCAGACGCGTGGACGTACCCTGCATTCGCACCGCACGCGGGCTGA
- a CDS encoding CaiB/BaiF CoA transferase family protein yields MQTSGHPTGPLDGVKVLDLSRFIAGPLCAQILGDFGAEVVKVERPRGEDSRHHGPYWQGESIYMFLYHRNKQAASLDTRHPEALGILEDLVRWADVVVENYRPGTLEAMGLGYERMRELNDDVILVSISGFGQTGPDSRRALFDAISQASSGLMSMTGEPDGKPTLSGTYIADYTTGYQGAIGAMAALMHRDRTGEGQLVDVASYDTMFSALGTRLIAELMLGLEMPRSGSRDLLTAPVNVYEAADGPIYIQAGTASLFPKLCAVMERDDLAADERFATVEGRMAEQEHLESAIQDWAGSRTCADIAAALDEVGVPYAKVASVKEVAASPQIAARGMVVEAEHPKLGTIRMPANPIHMEKSPPTVRKAPPRVGEDNDHVYRDILGLSADDVERLRAEGAI; encoded by the coding sequence ATGCAGACCTCAGGACACCCGACCGGACCGCTCGACGGCGTGAAGGTGCTCGACCTCTCGAGGTTCATCGCGGGCCCGCTGTGCGCGCAGATCCTCGGCGACTTCGGCGCCGAGGTCGTCAAGGTCGAGCGCCCTCGTGGCGAGGACTCGAGGCACCACGGGCCCTACTGGCAGGGCGAGAGCATCTACATGTTCCTCTACCACCGCAACAAGCAGGCGGCGTCGCTCGACACGAGGCACCCCGAGGCGCTCGGCATCCTCGAGGATCTCGTGCGGTGGGCCGACGTCGTGGTCGAGAACTATCGGCCGGGCACGCTCGAAGCCATGGGCCTGGGCTACGAGCGGATGCGCGAGCTCAACGACGACGTCATCCTCGTGTCGATCTCGGGGTTCGGCCAGACGGGACCCGACTCGCGCCGGGCGCTGTTCGACGCCATCTCCCAGGCGTCGTCGGGCCTCATGAGCATGACGGGGGAGCCCGACGGCAAGCCGACCCTCTCGGGCACCTACATCGCCGACTACACGACGGGCTACCAGGGCGCGATCGGCGCGATGGCGGCGCTCATGCACCGCGATCGCACGGGCGAGGGGCAGCTCGTCGACGTCGCGTCGTACGACACGATGTTCTCCGCGCTCGGCACGCGGCTCATCGCCGAGCTCATGCTGGGGCTCGAGATGCCGCGCTCCGGATCGCGCGACCTGCTCACGGCACCCGTCAACGTGTACGAGGCCGCGGACGGCCCGATCTACATCCAGGCGGGCACGGCGTCGCTGTTCCCCAAGCTGTGCGCGGTCATGGAGCGCGACGACCTCGCCGCCGACGAGCGGTTCGCGACGGTCGAGGGCCGCATGGCGGAGCAGGAGCACCTCGAGTCGGCGATCCAGGACTGGGCGGGGTCGCGCACCTGCGCCGACATCGCCGCAGCGCTCGACGAGGTCGGCGTGCCCTACGCGAAGGTCGCATCGGTCAAGGAGGTCGCGGCATCGCCGCAGATCGCTGCGCGCGGCATGGTCGTCGAGGCCGAGCATCCCAAGCTCGGCACCATCCGCATGCCGGCGAATCCGATCCACATGGAGAAGTCGCCGCCGACGGTCCGCAAGGCGCCGCCTCGCGTGGGAGAGGACAACGACCACGTCTACCGTGACATCCTCGGTCTGTCGGCCGACGACGTCGAGCGGCTGCGAGCGGAGGGCGCGATCTGA
- a CDS encoding GntR family transcriptional regulator, giving the protein MQRAPRYSVIHDDIVEQVRTGTLEPGMRLPSESDLAKRYGVSRMTVRQALDLLASDEIVVRKHGSGTFVREQSRQGRHIDRLRSFAAELADVDVVVGSEVVRAELVDAPADVAEALGLEAGDPVHRLTRVRTVDGVPAALQDTWIPSHVAPSLTREPLEGGSLYRTLAERHGVRLRWADQSMTAELLGVDEATLLRVEPGGAVLRGMRTTYSDADEPVEFTHGWTLPSFPLLLRIDAE; this is encoded by the coding sequence ATGCAACGGGCTCCGAGGTACTCGGTCATCCACGACGACATCGTCGAGCAGGTGCGCACCGGCACGCTCGAGCCGGGGATGCGCCTGCCGAGCGAGTCCGACCTCGCCAAGCGCTACGGCGTGAGCCGCATGACCGTGCGGCAGGCGCTCGACCTGCTGGCCTCCGACGAGATCGTGGTGCGCAAGCACGGCAGCGGCACCTTCGTGCGCGAGCAGTCGCGCCAGGGCCGCCACATCGATCGCCTGCGGTCGTTCGCGGCGGAGCTCGCCGACGTCGACGTCGTCGTCGGCAGCGAGGTGGTGCGGGCGGAGCTCGTGGATGCCCCTGCTGACGTCGCCGAGGCGCTCGGGCTCGAGGCGGGGGACCCAGTGCATCGGCTGACGCGCGTGCGCACGGTCGACGGCGTCCCCGCAGCGCTCCAGGACACGTGGATCCCATCGCACGTGGCGCCGAGCCTCACGCGCGAGCCGCTCGAGGGCGGCTCGCTGTACCGCACCCTCGCGGAGCGGCACGGCGTGCGGCTGCGCTGGGCCGACCAGTCGATGACGGCCGAGCTGCTCGGTGTCGACGAGGCGACGCTGCTGCGCGTCGAGCCCGGCGGCGCCGTGCTGCGCGGCATGCGCACGACGTACTCCGACGCCGACGAGCCTGTGGAGTTCACGCACGGCTGGACGCTGCCGAGCTTCCCGCTGCTGCTGCGGATCGACGCCGAATGA
- a CDS encoding xylulokinase, translating into MIALDRAVVAVDVGTSAVRAALVSVDDGILRAVRVARTEGVGGATYVADALQRDVEGAVAALEVDGRPAALAIAAHIGAVAVDDALQPVVAPGSWSDARGLELLADMTEPILRHVLAASGRPAPAGGGLALAASLVGTDAARRVASVLSPKDLLVARLTGHVGADVVDAAYTLAFDVAAARWSDAADALGVPRGWLPPLATPDALVATLDEHAAARCRLAPGTSVVSGAPDGSAGIGILLGTRTDAIADVAGTTDVLGRLLVDLADAPRGSVRNPALVPSRWIAGGATGMTGGAVARWRALVGAVDEHAIADVPVGARGLQVVPGMSGTRFPRWRADDLGALVGQTPAHGAAEILRAAQEGASHVVREGVDVLDPSGSLPVVLAGGSTRSEHVVRMRAAILGRSVLVSSDPDVTLAGAAGLALVGAGLVDDLDEARDRLGIALRHVDPDARDVTAYAEQHEAWRATCDALVG; encoded by the coding sequence ATGATCGCGCTCGATCGAGCCGTCGTCGCCGTCGACGTCGGCACCTCCGCCGTGCGCGCCGCGCTCGTCTCGGTCGACGACGGCATCCTTCGCGCCGTGCGCGTGGCACGGACCGAGGGCGTCGGCGGCGCGACCTACGTCGCCGACGCCCTCCAGCGCGACGTCGAGGGCGCGGTCGCAGCGCTCGAGGTCGATGGGCGACCCGCGGCGCTGGCGATCGCGGCGCACATCGGTGCCGTAGCCGTCGACGATGCGCTGCAGCCGGTCGTAGCGCCCGGATCGTGGTCGGATGCGCGCGGCCTCGAGCTGCTCGCCGACATGACGGAGCCGATCCTGCGGCACGTGCTCGCTGCGTCGGGCCGTCCTGCGCCCGCGGGTGGCGGACTCGCGCTCGCAGCCTCGCTCGTCGGCACGGATGCGGCGCGGCGCGTGGCGAGCGTGCTGAGCCCGAAGGACCTGCTCGTCGCGCGCCTCACGGGTCACGTCGGCGCCGACGTGGTCGACGCCGCGTACACGCTCGCGTTCGACGTCGCCGCCGCACGTTGGTCGGACGCCGCCGACGCGCTCGGCGTGCCGCGGGGCTGGCTGCCACCCCTCGCCACGCCCGATGCCCTGGTCGCGACGCTCGACGAGCACGCGGCGGCGCGGTGTCGTCTCGCACCGGGCACGTCCGTCGTGTCCGGAGCGCCCGATGGCTCGGCGGGCATCGGCATCCTGCTCGGCACGCGCACGGATGCGATCGCCGACGTCGCGGGCACGACCGACGTGCTCGGCCGTCTGCTCGTCGACCTCGCCGACGCGCCGCGCGGCAGCGTGCGGAACCCGGCGCTCGTGCCGAGCCGTTGGATCGCCGGAGGAGCGACGGGCATGACCGGGGGAGCCGTCGCCAGGTGGCGCGCGCTCGTCGGTGCCGTCGACGAGCACGCCATCGCCGACGTGCCCGTCGGGGCGCGGGGGCTGCAGGTCGTGCCGGGCATGTCCGGCACGCGGTTCCCGCGCTGGCGTGCAGACGATCTCGGCGCGCTCGTCGGTCAGACGCCGGCGCACGGCGCGGCCGAGATCCTGCGTGCTGCGCAGGAGGGCGCGAGCCACGTCGTGCGCGAGGGCGTCGACGTGCTCGATCCGTCGGGCTCGCTGCCCGTGGTCCTCGCAGGTGGCTCCACGCGATCGGAGCACGTCGTGCGCATGCGCGCCGCGATCCTCGGGCGGTCCGTGCTCGTCTCGAGCGATCCCGACGTCACCCTCGCGGGGGCCGCCGGACTCGCGCTCGTCGGAGCGGGGCTCGTGGACGATCTCGACGAGGCACGAGATCGACTCGGGATCGCGCTCCGGCACGTCGATCCGGACGCACGCGACGTGACGGCGTACGCCGAGCAGCACGAGGCGTGGCGTGCGACGTGCGACGCGCTCGTCGGCTGA
- a CDS encoding DUF3043 domain-containing protein, producing MPLFSKPKDVVVQPEPTKANGKGAATPKRSQQVARNQRPLVPTDRKEAKKESREQMAKLREEQRLGFERGDERYLPARDKGEVKRYVRDYVDARLSVAMLMIPAMIVVIILTFFESMDVRLIANVVLWAFIAVAVLDCLLLSFLVKRRITAKFGPGKTKGVAWYASMRAAQLPFMRMPKPQVKLFNFPE from the coding sequence GTGCCTCTCTTCTCGAAGCCCAAGGACGTCGTCGTGCAGCCGGAGCCGACGAAGGCGAACGGCAAGGGCGCGGCGACCCCCAAGCGCAGCCAGCAGGTCGCGCGCAACCAGCGCCCGCTCGTGCCGACGGATCGCAAGGAGGCGAAGAAGGAGTCGCGCGAGCAGATGGCGAAGCTCCGCGAGGAGCAGCGCCTCGGCTTCGAGCGCGGCGACGAGCGCTACCTCCCCGCCCGCGACAAGGGCGAGGTCAAGCGCTACGTGCGCGACTACGTCGACGCTCGCCTCTCGGTCGCGATGCTCATGATCCCGGCGATGATCGTCGTCATCATCCTCACGTTCTTCGAGTCGATGGACGTGCGCCTCATCGCCAACGTCGTGCTGTGGGCGTTCATCGCCGTCGCGGTGCTCGACTGCCTGCTGCTGTCGTTCCTCGTGAAGCGCCGCATCACCGCGAAGTTCGGCCCCGGCAAGACGAAGGGCGTCGCCTGGTACGCGTCGATGCGCGCCGCGCAGCTGCCCTTCATGCGCATGCCGAAGCCGCAGGTCAAGCTCTTCAACTTCCCCGAGTGA
- a CDS encoding dipeptidase: MASADLDQLRSAVDGGFDRAVGDLKDLVRIPSVSWSAYDRAHVAASAEAVRELVAGTGLFDEVRIEQVDDEQGREGQPAVLARRPARNGAPTVLLYAHHDVQPWGDEALWRTPPFEPTEVGERLYGRGASDDKAGVMTHVAALRALAETHPDPDLGVVVFIEGEEEFGSRSFGRFLQTHAETLAADVIVVADSDNWSTEVPSLTVALRGNVTFRLGVRTLEHASHSGMYGGAVPDAMLAAIRLLDTLWGADGSVAVAGLTSHDAATPERSEEQLREEAALLEGVQPIGSGSVLSRMWFQPSITITGMDAPSVADASNTLLPEVAVRVSARIAPGQSAQSAFDALRTHLEAHVPFGAHVEISDVDLGEPVLVDVDGWAAGEAQAAMADAWGAEPVLQGIGGSIPFIASLVAQFPEAQILVTGVEDPETMAHSPNESQHLGVLRKAILAEAALLARANARPVR, translated from the coding sequence ATGGCATCCGCAGATCTCGACCAGCTCCGCTCCGCCGTCGACGGCGGCTTCGACCGCGCCGTCGGCGACCTCAAGGACCTCGTGCGCATCCCGAGCGTCTCGTGGTCGGCGTACGACCGCGCGCACGTCGCGGCGAGCGCCGAGGCCGTGCGCGAGCTCGTCGCGGGCACGGGCCTGTTCGACGAGGTGCGCATCGAGCAGGTCGACGACGAGCAGGGCCGCGAGGGCCAGCCGGCGGTGCTCGCGCGACGTCCGGCACGCAACGGCGCACCGACGGTGCTGCTGTACGCGCACCACGACGTGCAGCCGTGGGGCGACGAGGCGCTGTGGCGCACGCCGCCGTTCGAGCCGACCGAGGTGGGGGAGCGCCTCTACGGTCGCGGCGCGTCCGACGACAAGGCGGGCGTCATGACGCACGTCGCCGCCCTCCGCGCCCTCGCCGAGACGCATCCCGACCCCGACCTCGGCGTCGTCGTCTTCATCGAGGGCGAGGAGGAGTTCGGCTCGCGCTCGTTCGGCCGCTTCCTGCAGACGCACGCCGAGACGCTCGCCGCCGACGTCATCGTCGTCGCCGACTCCGACAACTGGTCGACCGAGGTGCCCTCGCTCACGGTCGCGCTGCGCGGCAACGTCACGTTCCGCCTCGGCGTGCGCACGCTCGAGCACGCGAGCCACTCCGGCATGTACGGCGGTGCCGTGCCCGACGCGATGCTCGCGGCCATCCGCCTGCTCGACACGCTGTGGGGTGCCGACGGCTCCGTCGCCGTCGCAGGCCTCACGAGCCACGACGCCGCGACGCCCGAGCGCAGCGAGGAGCAGCTGCGCGAGGAGGCGGCGCTGCTCGAGGGCGTGCAGCCGATCGGCTCGGGCAGCGTGCTCTCGCGCATGTGGTTCCAGCCGTCGATCACGATCACGGGCATGGATGCGCCGAGCGTCGCCGACGCCTCCAACACGCTGCTGCCCGAGGTCGCCGTGCGCGTCTCGGCGCGCATCGCCCCCGGGCAGAGCGCGCAGTCGGCGTTCGACGCGCTGCGCACCCACCTCGAGGCGCACGTGCCGTTCGGCGCGCACGTCGAGATCTCCGACGTCGACCTCGGCGAGCCCGTGCTCGTCGACGTCGACGGCTGGGCGGCCGGCGAGGCGCAGGCTGCCATGGCCGATGCGTGGGGCGCCGAGCCGGTCCTGCAGGGCATCGGCGGGTCCATCCCGTTCATCGCGTCGCTCGTCGCGCAGTTCCCCGAGGCGCAGATCCTCGTGACGGGCGTCGAGGACCCCGAGACGATGGCGCACAGCCCCAACGAGTCGCAGCACCTCGGCGTGCTGCGCAAGGCGATCCTCGCCGAGGCGGCGCTGCTCGCTCGCGCGAACGCGCGCCCGGTGCGATGA
- a CDS encoding HesB/IscA family protein, with protein MTDTTTTTPEAVEHEHGVALTDAAADKVRRLLEQEGRDDLRLRVAVQPGGCSGLIYQLYFDERYLDGDAVRDFDGGVEVIVDRMSVPYLDGATIDFEDSIQKQGFTLDNPNAQGSCACGDSFH; from the coding sequence ATGACCGACACCACCACCACGACCCCGGAGGCCGTCGAGCACGAGCACGGCGTCGCGCTCACCGACGCGGCCGCCGACAAGGTGCGCCGCCTCCTCGAGCAGGAGGGCCGCGACGACCTGCGTCTGCGCGTGGCCGTGCAGCCGGGCGGATGCTCGGGCCTCATCTACCAGCTCTACTTCGACGAGCGATACCTCGACGGCGACGCCGTGCGCGACTTCGACGGCGGCGTCGAGGTCATCGTCGACCGCATGAGCGTGCCGTACCTCGATGGCGCGACCATCGACTTCGAGGACTCGATCCAGAAGCAGGGCTTCACCCTCGACAACCCCAACGCGCAAGGTTCCTGCGCCTGCGGCGACAGCTTCCACTGA
- the ctaC gene encoding aa3-type cytochrome oxidase subunit II, whose translation MRTRRPLRWLAIPVVGVLSLALAGCTQEQLQGWLPSTPGVTNHVDRIVGLWVTSWIVLLAVGVITWGLMLWAGIAYRRRKGQTGFPVQLRYNMPIEVFFTVVPVILVVGFFAFTARDQAAIEEPIDDPDVSITVFAKRWAWDFMYETQQASNGEASDAVYFQGIQGQELEGGGVSTEELPTLYLPVNSSIEITLESRDVAHSFWIVDFLYKKDTLPGVTNHFYFETGDVEGVFMGKCAELCGEYHSLMLFQVEVVSQAEYDAYLESLETEGNVLSGTDEIEQFGEGLNPVVNPSSPVGGSESEEEGH comes from the coding sequence TTGCGCACTCGTCGACCCCTCCGTTGGCTCGCGATCCCCGTGGTCGGCGTGCTCTCGCTCGCACTCGCGGGCTGCACGCAGGAGCAGCTGCAGGGATGGCTCCCGTCCACCCCCGGCGTCACGAACCACGTCGACCGCATCGTCGGCCTGTGGGTCACGTCGTGGATCGTCCTGCTCGCGGTCGGCGTCATCACCTGGGGCCTCATGCTCTGGGCGGGCATCGCCTACCGTCGCCGCAAGGGCCAGACCGGCTTCCCCGTGCAGCTGCGCTACAACATGCCGATCGAGGTCTTCTTCACGGTCGTGCCCGTGATCCTCGTGGTCGGCTTCTTCGCCTTCACCGCGCGCGACCAGGCCGCCATCGAGGAGCCGATCGACGACCCCGACGTCTCGATCACCGTCTTCGCCAAGCGCTGGGCGTGGGACTTCATGTACGAGACCCAGCAGGCCTCGAACGGCGAGGCCTCCGACGCGGTGTACTTCCAGGGCATCCAGGGCCAGGAGCTCGAGGGCGGTGGCGTCTCGACCGAGGAGCTGCCGACGCTCTACCTGCCCGTGAACTCGTCGATCGAGATCACGCTCGAGTCGCGCGACGTCGCGCACTCGTTCTGGATCGTGGACTTCCTCTACAAGAAGGACACGCTGCCGGGCGTCACGAACCACTTCTACTTCGAGACCGGCGACGTCGAGGGCGTCTTCATGGGCAAGTGCGCCGAGCTCTGCGGCGAGTACCACTCCCTGATGCTCTTCCAGGTCGAGGTCGTGTCCCAGGCGGAGTACGACGCCTACCTCGAGAGCCTCGAGACCGAGGGCAACGTGCTCTCGGGCACCGATGAGATCGAGCAGTTCGGCGAGGGCCTCAACCCCGTCGTGAACCCGTCGAGCCCCGTGGGCGGCTCCGAGTCCGAGGAAGAGGGTCACTGA
- the ctaD gene encoding aa3-type cytochrome oxidase subunit I: protein MATATVTEERMGSTGFERKGNVLVKWITSTDAKTIGYMYLITSFIYFAIAGVMALIIRAQLFEPGLEIVPTKEQYNQLFTMHGTIMLLMFATPLFAGFANVLMPIQIGSPDVAFPRLNAFAYWLYSFGSLMAVAGFLTPQGAASFGWTAYAPLSDETFSPGAGANLWFLGLALSGFGTILGGVNFITTIMTMRAPGMTMFRMPIFTWNILITSILVIIAFPVLAAAMFGMAADRLFGAHIYDAANGGVLLWQHLFWFFGHPEVYIIALPFFGIISEILPVFSRKPIFGYKTLVYATIAIAALSVAVWAHHMYVTGSVLLPWFALMTMLIAVPTGVKIFNWIGTMWRGSITWDSPMVWSIGFLVTFVFGGLTGVILASPPLDFHLSDGYFVVAHFHYVVFGTVVFAMFAGFYFWWPKWTGKMLNDRLGHVHFWFLFIGFHMTFLIQHWLGVIGMPRRYYSYLPEEGYTWMNQVSTVGAFILAFSMVPFLWNVYITARHGEKVTVDDPWGSGRSLEWATSCPPPRHNFTSIPRIRSESPAFDLHHPEVGPQVGVGPFKDAPEAPVLDISEGKVK from the coding sequence ATGGCCACCGCCACCGTCACCGAGGAGCGCATGGGCTCCACGGGCTTCGAGCGCAAGGGCAACGTGCTCGTCAAGTGGATCACCTCCACCGACGCCAAGACCATCGGGTACATGTACCTGATCACGTCGTTCATCTACTTCGCGATCGCCGGCGTCATGGCGCTCATCATCCGTGCGCAGCTCTTCGAGCCCGGTCTCGAGATCGTGCCCACGAAGGAGCAGTACAACCAGCTGTTCACGATGCACGGCACGATCATGCTGCTCATGTTCGCGACGCCGCTCTTCGCCGGCTTCGCCAACGTGCTCATGCCGATCCAGATCGGCTCGCCCGACGTCGCCTTCCCGCGCCTCAACGCGTTCGCCTACTGGCTGTACTCGTTCGGCTCGCTCATGGCCGTCGCCGGCTTCCTCACGCCGCAGGGTGCCGCCTCCTTCGGCTGGACCGCGTACGCGCCGCTCAGCGACGAGACGTTCTCGCCAGGAGCGGGAGCGAACCTCTGGTTCCTCGGCCTCGCCTTGTCGGGCTTCGGCACGATCCTCGGTGGCGTGAACTTCATCACGACGATCATGACGATGCGCGCACCGGGCATGACGATGTTCCGCATGCCGATCTTCACGTGGAACATCCTCATCACGTCGATCCTCGTGATCATCGCCTTCCCCGTGCTCGCGGCCGCGATGTTCGGCATGGCCGCAGACCGCCTCTTCGGCGCCCACATCTACGACGCGGCCAACGGCGGCGTGCTGCTGTGGCAGCACCTGTTCTGGTTCTTCGGGCACCCCGAGGTGTACATCATCGCGCTGCCGTTCTTCGGCATCATCTCCGAGATCCTGCCGGTGTTCTCGCGCAAGCCGATCTTCGGCTACAAGACGCTCGTCTACGCGACGATCGCGATCGCGGCCCTCTCGGTCGCGGTGTGGGCGCACCACATGTACGTCACGGGATCCGTGCTGCTGCCATGGTTCGCGCTCATGACGATGCTCATCGCGGTGCCGACCGGCGTGAAGATCTTCAACTGGATCGGCACGATGTGGCGCGGCTCCATCACGTGGGACTCGCCCATGGTGTGGTCGATCGGCTTCCTCGTGACCTTCGTCTTCGGTGGCCTCACGGGCGTCATCCTCGCCTCGCCGCCGCTCGACTTCCACCTCTCCGACGGCTACTTCGTCGTCGCGCACTTCCACTACGTCGTCTTCGGCACCGTGGTGTTCGCGATGTTCGCGGGCTTCTACTTCTGGTGGCCGAAGTGGACCGGCAAGATGCTCAACGACCGTCTCGGTCACGTGCACTTCTGGTTCCTCTTCATCGGCTTCCACATGACGTTCCTCATCCAGCACTGGCTGGGCGTCATCGGCATGCCGCGTCGCTACTACAGCTACCTGCCGGAAGAGGGCTACACCTGGATGAACCAGGTCTCGACCGTGGGCGCGTTCATCCTCGCGTTCTCGATGGTGCCGTTCCTCTGGAACGTCTACATCACCGCTCGCCACGGCGAGAAGGTCACGGTCGACGACCCGTGGGGCTCCGGCCGCTCGCTCGAGTGGGCCACGAGCTGCCCGCCGCCGCGTCACAACTTCACGTCGATCCCGCGCATCCGCAGCGAGTCGCCCGCCTTCGACCTGCACCACCCCGAGGTGGGCCCGCAGGTGGGCGTGGGCCCGTTCAAGGATGCTCCCGAGGCTCCCGTGCTCGACATCTCCGAAGGCAAGGTGAAGTAG
- the ctaF gene encoding aa3-type cytochrome oxidase subunit IV, with product MRANIAILWTLSVFFLLCAAGYTIWHMLAYAGEVEWVGTMGMGLCAILAAFIAAYMGIVHRTSGGVLPEDDQSALIDDGDPELGHFAPWSWWPIALAGALMLTFMGLAISVFLLPIGAALVVIMLVGWVYEFYRGNFGR from the coding sequence ATGCGCGCCAACATCGCGATCCTCTGGACGCTCTCGGTCTTCTTCCTGCTCTGCGCAGCCGGCTACACGATCTGGCACATGCTCGCCTACGCGGGCGAGGTCGAGTGGGTGGGCACGATGGGCATGGGCCTGTGCGCCATCCTGGCCGCGTTCATCGCCGCCTACATGGGCATCGTGCACCGCACCTCGGGCGGCGTGCTGCCCGAGGACGACCAGTCGGCCCTCATCGACGACGGCGATCCCGAGCTCGGGCACTTCGCGCCCTGGTCGTGGTGGCCCATCGCCCTCGCTGGTGCGCTCATGCTCACCTTCATGGGCCTGGCGATCTCGGTCTTCCTGCTGCCGATCGGTGCTGCCCTCGTGGTCATCATGCTCGTCGGCTGGGTCTACGAGTTCTACCGCGGCAACTTCGGCCGCTGA